A stretch of DNA from Candidatus Pantoea bituminis:
CTGCTTTAAAAAAGCGGCTTAATAAATCAAATTTTTATAACCCTTACGAATTCTTCACGTTGGCGTTTTTTTAATTACAGAGGTTAATGCTTGTGATACTTCATCGGATGATAACCCATCATGCAAATAATCTTTCCTCTGTTCCAGGCGTCGGTTATGTGTTTCAGAAAGACACAAAATCACAAAAATGGCCTGCTATACGCGCTCGCGATACAGATAAAAAAGAGATCAGACAGCCCTGCGCTCGCCAGTAAAACAGGAAACATCAGTGAATTAATGAAATTCGCTGTCCCTATGGCAAATACTGCGCCATCCATAACCCAGGCGCGTAGGAAGAATTTCTAAAACAGCAATCATCTCACCGGTGAAAGCACGCCTTGATGAAAGCGATGAGACATAAGCATACGCAATAATCCCCTTTCACTGCACAAAACATCCGGCTAGCCATTCGCTGCTCCGGCATTAAATAGCCAGCGTTGTTGATAAATAATAAGCAAGCCATGCCATCCCATTTCCCCACCTTTGTCGGGGTACAGCGAGCTGTTTTTTCCAACAGCTAAATACTGACTAACGCCATTAAAACAGAAATAGCGCCGTGGTAAGGGTGTTAAATAAGAATACGCTATCGCTCATATCCGCCGCTTTTAACAACACTGGCGCGTAATAAATTCGGATTTTAACGCCGGTAAACGCCTGAATGGCCGCGATGCCCATGCCAATCATGTGTTCGGGATGAAACCCGATCTCGCGTGTGGCCGACAGGTCAGCGGGCTGTGATGAAACGTATTTTCATCACAGCCGCGCTTCCAAAAACGATGAAAGTGAGAGGTGAAGGGTGATTAATTTACCTGGGTTGCGGGGCCAAACACATCATATTGCGGCAACGTAACGTTCTGATACGTTTCCCAACCACCCCCAAGGCTTTATACAAGGCGACTAAGTCTAATCCGCTTTGCATCCTCGCTTGCGTCGCCTGCTCCTGCGCTTGCGCCAGTTGGCGCTGTGCATCCAGTACGTCAAGGAATGTCGACAGACCTTGGCGATAACTGTCGCTGGCAAGGTCAAACGCACGTTGCAGCGCACCCGTGGTTTCATCCAGCGCGGTGACACGCTGCTGGTCGGCGCGGTAACTTACCAGCGCGTTCTCCACATCTTGCAATGCGGTCAGTACCGTTTGGCGATAATCGAGTGCTGCGCTGGCTTGCTGCGCGCGCGCCAATTTCACACTAGAAACCAACTGACCGCCCTGGAAAATTGGAATCGACAGCGAGGGCCCATAGCTGTAGAAATGGCTGCTCCAGTTATCTAAATAGCTAACATCGGTGTTACGTACACCCAGCTGACCGGTTAATGACAGGCTCGGAAAGAGTTGGGCTACCGAGACGCCAATATTGGCCGTCTGCGCGTGTAGCGTGGCTTCAGCCTGACGTATATCTGGTCGACGACGAGCCAGTGTGGATGGAATGCCGACTGAAACAATTTGCGGCAGCGTTGGCAGCGCTTTTGGCGTATTGAGTTCTGCATCCAACGCGCCCGGCGTTTTACCCAATAACACGGCTAAGCCGTTCATCGCTTGACGCGCCTGAGCCTGATATTGCGGCAGCTGCGCCTGCAGCGTACTGAGCTGAGCGTGCGCATTTTCCACATCGGTCACGGGTGCTAAGCCGTTACGTTGCTGACTTTGCGTCAACTCTACGGTTTGCTGGGCAACATCGATCTGCTGCTGTAGCGTCTGCACCGTCGATTGCGCGCCGCGCAGTTGCAGCCAGGCACGCGCCACTTCAGCTTCTAACGACACTAACGCATCATTACGCTGCTCAATCGCTGCCTGCGTCTGTGCGTTCGCTGCCTCAACCTGACGTCGTACCCTGCCCCATAAATCAAGCTCCCAGCTGGCATCAAAACTGCCTTGATAGAGATTAACCGGCTGCGTCAGACTATTCAGCTGGCTGGTAACATCACTATCAAGCTGATCGTAAGCGCCATTTGACTTCAACAGGCCCTCAAGTCCTGGCTGCTGACGCGTCATTTTGGCTGAACCGTTCAGGCTGGAAACAAACCGCCCTGCGCTTGCGCCAGCTGTTGTCGAGCGCCCGCAATGCGCAGCACTGCCTGTTGCAGCGTCAGGTTGCCTTCAATGGCACGCGCAATCAGGCTGTCGAGTTGCGGATCATTGAAGCTGCGCCACCAACGGGCGTTGATCGCTGACGATCGCGGTTTAGAGGCTTCTTGTGATTCCAGCGAGTTGTAACCGCCCGGCATTTGCGGTTTCGGTGCCTGATAATCGGGCCCAACGGCGCAACCTGCCAGCCACATTGCCAGTGTTAATAAGCTCAACGGTTTGAGGCCGCGAGAAAACATAAACTTCATGTCAGTGTGCTCCTGCACTGCCTTCGCTTTTAATCGGCGACAGCAGCCAACAAAATGGAATCAATATCAGGGCGACGATGCTCAAACCTGAAAAGACGTCGATATAAGCGAGGATGCGCGACTGGGCAATCATCTCTTGATAAAGCTGCCCGGTGGCTAAGGTGATCGGATCGCCAACAGCCGACGTAAAGTCACGGATCGCCTGCGCCCAATGCTGCACGGTAAGATTGAACGGCTCATTGAGCGGTGTCATGTTGTGCACCATGTGCGCCGACCGCACCTGTTCACGCTCGGTGATAGCCGCGGTAGAAAGTGAGATCCCAATCGATCCTGCCACATTGCGAAACATGGTAAACAGCGCGGAGGCATCGGCATTCAGTCGTTGCGGAATGGTGACAAAAGCGATGGTGGTCAAAGGAACAAACAAGAAACCCAGGCCAATTGACTGAGCACTACGCATCAACACCAGCGTGGTAAAATCGACATTCGGCGTTAAGGTTGCCGAATAGAAAAACGCCACGGCAAGACAGCTAAAACCAAAGGCGATGATATAGCGCGTCTGCACGATCGGCATCAGCTTAAGCACCAGCGGAATGGTCATCACGATCAACACGGCGCCCGGCGATAACACCAAGCCAGACCAGGTTGCGGTATAACCCAAATCCTGCTGTGCCAGCTGCGGTAATACTACCGAACTGCCGTACAGGATCATCGCCATACCCGCCATCAATAAACCCGCCACCCAAAAGTTACGATCCTTCATCACCAGGATGTCGACCACCGGTTTACGCGCATACATCAGCCAGTAAACCGCGCCAACAATGCCGATAACCGCCAAAATGGCAAACAACACAATGAAGTTTGAAGAAAACCAGTCTTCATCTTCACCGCGATCCAGCATCACCTGTAAACAGCCAAGCCCGAGGGTAATCAGTGATATGCCAATGTAGTCGATCTTCAGGCGACCTTTAGCCCACTTGCGTTCCCACGGCGGATCTTCCAGCAGTTGATAGATCGCCATTACGGTTAAAATTCCTACCGGAATATTGATGAAAAATACCCAGCGCCAGCTGTAGTTATCCGTAATCCAGCCACCAAGCGTTGGCCCGATCACTGGCGCAACAATGATGGCGATAGAGGAGAGACCAAAGGCTTTGCCGCGATCTTCCGGCTTGAAGTAGTCAAGTAGCACCGATTGCTGCACCGGCTGCAAGCCTCCGCCGAAAAACCCCTGTAATACGCGGAACAGAATGATTTGCCACAGTTCGGTGGCGATACCGCACAGGAATGAGCAGATGGTGAACATCACAATGCAGATCAAGAAGAACTGCTTGCGGCCAAACAGGCGACTGAAAAAGGCAGAGATGGGCAGCACAATGCCGTTTGCCACCAGATACGAGGTCAACACCCAGGTTGACTCATCGTAGCTGGAAGAGAGCGAACCCGCGATGTGCGGCAACGCTACGTTGACGATCGTGGTGTCAAGGATCTCCATAAACACCGCCAGCGTAACCGTGATGGCAACTAGCCACGGATTACTGGCGGGTTTCCAGCTCTGCGTTGGGCTCATTCCACCGTCACCTTCGGTTCAACCGACAGACCCAGCGGCAGCGGATGGTTGGGATCTAAACCGTGGTCAATAACGATTTTCACCGGTACGCGTTGAACAATTTTTACGTAGTTGCCGGTGGCATTTTCCGACGGGAAGGTCGAGAAGCGCGAGCCGGAGCCCATTTGAATACTGTCGACATGCCCTTCCAGCTTCATGTCTGGCCAGGCATCGACAGTGATCGCCACTTTATCGCCTGGGTTCATGCGCTCAAGTTGCGACTCTTTAAAGTTGGCAGTAATCCAGATGTCGGCTGACACCAGCGAGAAAAGCGAGCTGCCAGCCTGTACCAGCGTACCGACCTGAACATTACGTTTCGTCACGAATCCGTCGTAAGGTGCGCGAACCTGGGTGTATGAAAGGTTTAACTCTGCCGTGTTGAGTTGCGCTTTAGCCTGTTCAACCTGTTGCTGACGCGCTTCGACATTGGTTTCCTGCTGCCGAATTTGCAACGCAACTTGAGAGGCCACTTCAACTTGTGCTTTGGCACTTTGCAGTTGTGCCTGTGCGGAACGCAGTTGCGCATTCGCTGTATCAATATTGCGTTGGCTGGTCGCACGCGGATCAACACCGCGCTGACGACGATAATCGGCTTGGGCATTCATCATATTTGCCTGCGCTTTGGCTTGATCGGCTAACGCCTGATCGCGCTGCGCCGGATATTGAACGCGAGACAGCGCCAGTTGCGCCTGCGCCTGATGTAATTGTGCCTGCGCTAAGCCAAGCTGGGCTTTAGCCTGATCGCGCTGCGCACTGGTATCACTGGGATCAATCTCAACCAGCAAATCACCCTTTTTCACCCGCTGGTTATCTTTTACCAACAGTTTGACGACATAACCTGAGGCTTTGGGCGCAATAGTGACCGCATCACCTTCGGTAAAGGCATCGTCAGTGGTCTCTTCATTGCGAGTACTAAACCAGAAATAGAAGCCGACGATCAGCATCACCACAACGATAATCGCTAAAATAATCAGCGGTTTTTTACCGGGGCGTTTACGTTCGGGTTCATCGTTATTCTGGTTTTCTTGTGACTGACTGTTTTTATCCGCCGCGTTATCAGCGTCTTCCTGGCGTGGCTCGCGTTGATCTTTCTCGCTCATAGTTCCCATCACTGGCTAAGGCCCTAATTCCCGGGCATAAAAGGTCAAATTAACCTTAGATGGGAAACTGACAAATTCCAGTGCAACTTTACATAACTTGATGAAAGACGCACGTCCTGCCAATTAATTCATTAGCAGGACGAAATGATGTCAGGAAATCAGGCGCAGCAGCAGCCAGCCGCTCAACATTGCCCAGGCGAGCAATGGCAGGGAAAAGAGATGAAAGCGCCACCAAACGCGGCGATCTTTTGCCATGCGCAAGGCAATCAAATTGGCAAGAGAACCAGGCAGCAGACCGAAGCCACCGATATTTACTGCCCATGCGAGTACCTCTGAAGAAGGCACTTTTTGCAGCAGCAGAATAGTCGCCGGTACGTTGCTAATAACTTGTGATAACGCGATAGCCAGCAAGTAAAGCGCGCCGTCGCCAAGATGCGTAATCGCATCGAAATGCGCCTGTAAAACGGGCAAGCGCGTGAGTAAATAGACGTCAACAAACATGGCGATAAAAACTGCCAGCAAGCTCCAGTCGATAT
This window harbors:
- a CDS encoding DHA2 family efflux MFS transporter permease subunit, which gives rise to MSPTQSWKPASNPWLVAITVTLAVFMEILDTTIVNVALPHIAGSLSSSYDESTWVLTSYLVANGIVLPISAFFSRLFGRKQFFLICIVMFTICSFLCGIATELWQIILFRVLQGFFGGGLQPVQQSVLLDYFKPEDRGKAFGLSSIAIIVAPVIGPTLGGWITDNYSWRWVFFINIPVGILTVMAIYQLLEDPPWERKWAKGRLKIDYIGISLITLGLGCLQVMLDRGEDEDWFSSNFIVLFAILAVIGIVGAVYWLMYARKPVVDILVMKDRNFWVAGLLMAGMAMILYGSSVVLPQLAQQDLGYTATWSGLVLSPGAVLIVMTIPLVLKLMPIVQTRYIIAFGFSCLAVAFFYSATLTPNVDFTTLVLMRSAQSIGLGFLFVPLTTIAFVTIPQRLNADASALFTMFRNVAGSIGISLSTAAITEREQVRSAHMVHNMTPLNEPFNLTVQHWAQAIRDFTSAVGDPITLATGQLYQEMIAQSRILAYIDVFSGLSIVALILIPFCWLLSPIKSEGSAGAH
- a CDS encoding MFS transporter, whose protein sequence is MSATREIGFHPEHMIGMGIAAIQAFTGVKIRIYYAPVLLKAADMSDSVFLFNTLTTALFLF
- a CDS encoding HlyD family secretion protein, coding for MGTMSEKDQREPRQEDADNAADKNSQSQENQNNDEPERKRPGKKPLIILAIIVVVMLIVGFYFWFSTRNEETTDDAFTEGDAVTIAPKASGYVVKLLVKDNQRVKKGDLLVEIDPSDTSAQRDQAKAQLGLAQAQLHQAQAQLALSRVQYPAQRDQALADQAKAQANMMNAQADYRRQRGVDPRATSQRNIDTANAQLRSAQAQLQSAKAQVEVASQVALQIRQQETNVEARQQQVEQAKAQLNTAELNLSYTQVRAPYDGFVTKRNVQVGTLVQAGSSLFSLVSADIWITANFKESQLERMNPGDKVAITVDAWPDMKLEGHVDSIQMGSGSRFSTFPSENATGNYVKIVQRVPVKIVIDHGLDPNHPLPLGLSVEPKVTVE